The proteins below are encoded in one region of Oculatellaceae cyanobacterium:
- a CDS encoding type III-B CRISPR-associated protein Cas10/Cmr2, producing the protein MTNCIYTAITFAPVQGFIEKSRKLRDLYGSSFILSYLARALCEAAEKQGLKVVSPALINLTQGTPNQIIIQGAFSLGDTTQAFNHAWKSITRTCRDWIEQQIKTDYQWQKDWNFWTNHAWEFFWAQGNLGESISDVRKKLNDTKRSRNWVGINWMGESSTLSGADAIAYPKMSQSINPAKVNLSEQTAEIRQFYTQLNQIKVLGEAFVDPTEQLSIPELIKRLITYQAIASQLNLKPEQLPSVEIPQTFRDLNRFEENRWTGWFQGDGDSIGKYLKSLANSDKTETDVLNEFSHAMMTWGKNLPSKLPYSNHRDGRIIYAGGDDFLGVFYRNAPDAKLTAAECLQWFYQFPQVWEQHQQPITVSVGFVWAGGGVPQRDILQHCREAEKSAKNQGRDRIALRVLFNGGNYIEWACPWWFLQPVLSSYRDRSGDRNWTHIYNDVAALESRHAFQGNQTDVALALFEVYFGGENRANLEANLWDVGSKKWILANSAAECENVCNTLNNWIINLAKVGFHLCSST; encoded by the coding sequence ATGACTAATTGCATCTACACAGCTATCACCTTTGCACCAGTGCAAGGATTTATTGAAAAATCCCGTAAGCTGCGAGATTTATACGGTAGTTCCTTTATTCTTTCCTATCTCGCACGCGCACTTTGCGAGGCGGCGGAAAAACAAGGTTTAAAGGTTGTTTCTCCTGCTTTAATTAACCTTACTCAAGGCACACCTAACCAAATAATTATTCAAGGTGCGTTTTCCCTGGGGGATACTACACAAGCATTTAACCATGCTTGGAAAAGTATAACTCGTACTTGCCGTGATTGGATTGAACAGCAAATTAAAACAGATTACCAATGGCAGAAAGATTGGAATTTCTGGACAAATCACGCTTGGGAATTCTTTTGGGCGCAGGGAAATTTGGGGGAAAGTATCAGCGATGTGCGTAAAAAGCTGAATGATACGAAAAGATCCCGCAATTGGGTGGGAATTAACTGGATGGGGGAAAGTTCAACTTTATCTGGTGCAGATGCGATCGCATATCCTAAAATGAGTCAAAGTATAAATCCGGCTAAAGTTAATTTAAGTGAACAAACAGCAGAAATTCGCCAGTTTTATACCCAACTCAATCAAATTAAAGTATTAGGGGAAGCTTTTGTTGATCCGACTGAACAATTAAGTATTCCTGAATTAATTAAACGGCTGATTACTTATCAAGCGATCGCATCTCAATTAAACCTCAAACCGGAACAACTTCCTAGTGTAGAAATTCCCCAAACTTTCCGCGATTTAAACCGCTTTGAAGAAAATCGCTGGACTGGTTGGTTTCAAGGCGATGGTGATAGTATTGGCAAATACTTAAAATCTTTGGCTAATTCCGATAAAACTGAGACTGATGTATTAAACGAATTTAGCCATGCAATGATGACATGGGGAAAAAACTTACCTAGTAAATTACCTTATTCTAACCACCGCGACGGCAGAATTATCTATGCAGGTGGCGATGATTTCTTAGGTGTATTTTATCGCAACGCCCCAGACGCAAAACTCACAGCCGCAGAATGTTTGCAATGGTTTTATCAATTCCCGCAAGTGTGGGAACAACATCAACAACCTATTACAGTCAGTGTAGGTTTTGTGTGGGCAGGTGGGGGAGTTCCCCAAAGGGATATTTTGCAACATTGCCGAGAAGCTGAAAAATCAGCCAAAAACCAGGGACGCGATCGCATTGCCTTGCGGGTGTTATTTAATGGGGGTAATTATATTGAATGGGCTTGTCCCTGGTGGTTTCTGCAACCAGTATTATCAAGTTATCGCGATCGCAGTGGCGATCGCAACTGGACACATATATATAATGATGTCGCTGCCTTAGAATCTCGCCACGCTTTTCAAGGTAATCAAACTGATGTCGCTTTGGCGCTATTTGAAGTTTATTTTGGTGGTGAAAATCGCGCGAATTTAGAAGCTAATTTGTGGGACGTTGGCAGTAAAAAATGGATTTTAGCTAACTCGGCTGCTGAGTGTGAAAACGTCTGCAACACTCTCAATAACTGGATTATCAACCTTGCTAAAGTAGGTTTTCATTTATGTTCCAGTACCTAA